One Phocaeicola dorei genomic region harbors:
- a CDS encoding head GIN domain-containing protein, giving the protein MRKLVSTLMTVTLMLVSVTACAERITPSKNYVTKKVNVGSFNAISTSSSVDVIYTQSSGGQDVEIYAPDNLVDYIDVRVEGGVLKVGFKSPRNNFSINGKHKKEVRVSAPAVNSLKASSSGDIIIKNGLKTSGKVTVKASSSGDVTGSIISCDDFAATANSSGDVILEKVSCTNFSADASSSGDVSVKNLNAANVSADASSSGDVILAGICENASYRASSSGDVKAKGMKAVNVTASASSSGDVECYVTGSLTAKASSSGEVAYKGNPKNIDFSPKRGLRKIE; this is encoded by the coding sequence ATGAGAAAATTAGTATCAACTTTAATGACGGTAACCCTTATGTTAGTGTCGGTAACAGCATGTGCAGAGAGAATAACTCCTAGCAAGAACTATGTTACCAAAAAAGTGAATGTGGGTAGTTTTAATGCTATCTCTACCAGTTCTTCGGTGGATGTAATCTATACTCAAAGTTCCGGTGGACAGGATGTGGAAATATATGCTCCGGACAATTTGGTGGACTATATTGATGTCCGTGTAGAGGGTGGAGTACTTAAGGTTGGTTTTAAATCGCCAAGAAACAATTTTTCAATAAACGGAAAACATAAAAAGGAAGTAAGAGTTTCTGCTCCGGCTGTGAACAGCTTGAAAGCTTCCAGCTCTGGTGACATTATTATAAAGAATGGACTGAAAACGAGTGGGAAAGTTACTGTTAAGGCTAGCAGTAGCGGTGATGTAACAGGAAGCATTATTTCTTGTGATGATTTTGCGGCTACCGCTAATAGTTCGGGTGATGTGATTCTGGAAAAGGTATCTTGTACAAATTTCTCTGCTGATGCCAGTAGTTCTGGTGATGTATCTGTCAAGAATCTGAACGCTGCTAATGTATCTGCTGATGCCAGCTCTTCCGGAGATGTAATTTTGGCAGGTATTTGTGAGAACGCTTCTTATAGAGCCAGTAGTAGTGGGGATGTAAAGGCAAAAGGTATGAAGGCGGTAAATGTAACTGCTAGTGCCAGTTCCTCTGGTGATGTGGAATGTTATGTGACCGGTTCGCTGACTGCGAAAGCATCCAGTAGTGGTGAGGTGGCTTATAAGGGCAATCCTAAAAACATTGATTTCTCTCCTAAAAGAGGTTTGCGTAAAATAGAATAA
- a CDS encoding phosphatase PAP2 family protein, with the protein MALNLFKRVDSVKGLFAVESISLIYNALTTIMVLILFPRMDHPVIMLSERAGIVAITFALIYLYRKYPCKLTAFIRMAVQMAFLAYWYPDTFEFNRLFPNLDNFFASAEQFLFRCQPSVEFSEHFPSMWFSEPFNMGYFAYYPMIGIVTIYYFLFRFEWFEKVSFVLVTSFFIYYLIYILVPVAGPQFYFPAIGMDNVMAQHFPAIGDYFNNNDILLPGPGFDHGFFFNLVEASQEVGERPTAAFPSSHVGISTIVMIMAYRVNKKLCYFLAPFYVLLCCATVYIQAHYLIDVIAGWISAVCIYITATYMYKRWFASVVFQLVLK; encoded by the coding sequence ATGGCTTTAAATTTATTCAAACGGGTAGACAGTGTGAAAGGATTGTTTGCCGTCGAGAGCATTAGTCTGATATATAATGCCCTCACGACCATAATGGTTTTAATATTATTTCCTCGTATGGATCACCCTGTAATTATGCTTTCGGAGCGTGCAGGCATTGTGGCCATTACGTTTGCATTAATATATTTGTATCGTAAGTATCCGTGTAAACTTACGGCATTTATACGAATGGCTGTGCAGATGGCATTTTTAGCGTATTGGTATCCCGATACCTTTGAATTTAATCGTCTTTTTCCCAATCTGGATAATTTCTTCGCTTCGGCGGAGCAGTTTTTGTTCCGTTGCCAGCCTTCGGTAGAATTTAGTGAACATTTTCCTTCCATGTGGTTCAGTGAACCATTTAATATGGGGTATTTTGCTTATTATCCAATGATTGGGATTGTGACTATTTATTATTTCTTGTTTCGTTTTGAGTGGTTTGAAAAGGTTTCTTTTGTGTTGGTCACTTCGTTTTTTATCTATTATCTTATTTATATATTGGTTCCGGTTGCCGGTCCGCAATTTTATTTCCCTGCTATCGGAATGGATAATGTGATGGCGCAGCATTTCCCTGCTATCGGTGATTATTTTAATAATAATGATATTCTGTTGCCTGGTCCCGGTTTTGATCATGGTTTCTTCTTTAATTTGGTGGAAGCCTCACAGGAAGTGGGGGAACGGCCTACTGCTGCTTTTCCTAGCTCACATGTCGGTATATCTACCATTGTGATGATTATGGCCTATCGTGTTAATAAGAAACTATGTTATTTCTTGGCACCGTTCTATGTACTTCTATGTTGTGCTACGGTCTATATTCAGGCGCATTATTTGATTGATGTTATTGCCGGATGGATTTCGGCGGTATGTATTTATATTACGGCTACTTATATGTATAAGCGTTGGTTTGCTTCTGTAGTCTTCCAACTTGTACTGAAATAG
- a CDS encoding peptidase U32 family protein — translation MKASIKDFEIMAPVGSRESLAAAIQAGADSIYFGIESLNMRARSASTFTVNDLREIAQICDKHGIKSYLTINTIIYDEDIALMRTIVDAAKEAGISAVIAADVAVMAYCCEVGQEVHLSTQLNISNAGALKFYARFADVVVLARELNLKQVRVIYDTIQKEQIKGPNGELVRIEMFCHGALCMAVSGKCYLSLHEMNASANRGACMQICRRAYDVKDKESDIELEVDNKYIMSPKDLKTIHFMDEMIEAGVRVFKIEGRARGPEYVRTVVECYKEAICSYLEGTFTEEKKQAWDERLKTVFNRGFWNGYYLGQRLGEWSKNYGSEATERKVYVGKGIKYFSNIGVAEFLVEAAEMKVGDKLLITGPTTGAVFLTLDEARVDLKPVDVVRKGQHVSFKVPDKVRPSDKLYKLVSPEDLKKK, via the coding sequence ATGAAAGCTTCTATAAAAGACTTTGAAATAATGGCTCCTGTAGGTTCACGTGAGTCGCTGGCGGCAGCTATACAGGCAGGTGCGGATTCTATTTACTTCGGAATTGAGAGTCTGAATATGCGTGCACGTTCTGCCAGTACATTTACTGTCAATGATTTACGTGAGATAGCACAGATCTGTGATAAACATGGTATCAAGAGCTACCTTACAATCAATACCATTATTTATGATGAAGATATTGCTTTGATGCGTACCATTGTCGATGCGGCTAAGGAGGCAGGCATCAGTGCCGTGATTGCTGCGGATGTGGCGGTAATGGCTTATTGTTGCGAGGTGGGGCAGGAAGTACACCTTTCCACCCAATTAAATATCAGTAATGCCGGAGCATTGAAATTTTATGCTCGCTTTGCTGATGTAGTGGTATTGGCACGTGAATTGAATTTAAAGCAGGTGCGAGTGATTTATGATACTATCCAGAAGGAACAAATTAAAGGTCCGAATGGAGAATTGGTCCGCATTGAGATGTTCTGTCACGGGGCGCTCTGTATGGCAGTGTCGGGCAAGTGTTATCTCAGTTTGCATGAGATGAATGCTTCTGCTAACCGGGGGGCTTGTATGCAGATATGTCGCCGTGCATACGATGTGAAGGATAAAGAGAGTGATATTGAGCTGGAGGTGGACAATAAATACATCATGTCTCCTAAAGATTTGAAAACTATTCATTTTATGGATGAAATGATAGAGGCTGGTGTGCGTGTCTTCAAGATCGAAGGGCGTGCCCGTGGACCTGAGTATGTACGCACTGTGGTGGAATGTTACAAAGAAGCTATTTGTTCTTATCTGGAGGGTACTTTTACCGAGGAGAAGAAGCAGGCTTGGGATGAGCGGCTGAAGACTGTATTCAATCGGGGATTTTGGAATGGGTATTATTTAGGACAGCGTTTGGGTGAATGGAGTAAGAACTATGGTTCGGAGGCTACTGAGCGTAAAGTGTATGTGGGTAAGGGAATCAAGTACTTTTCTAATATTGGTGTTGCAGAGTTTCTGGTGGAAGCTGCTGAGATGAAAGTAGGGGATAAACTTCTGATTACAGGACCTACTACAGGAGCGGTATTTCTGACGTTGGATGAGGCGCGTGTGGATTTGAAACCGGTGGATGTGGTAAGAAAAGGTCAACATGTATCCTTTAAAGTCCCCGATAAGGTACGTCCTAGTGACAAGCTTTATAAATTGGTTTCTCCTGAGGATTTGAAAAAGAAATAA
- a CDS encoding NAD-dependent epimerase/dehydratase family protein, producing MNNEEFAQKNTCRLKKVLVTGASGFIGSFLVEGGLERDMQVWAGVRKSSSRAYLKDPRIQFAELDFAHPGRLTEQLAVHKQLHQGWDYIIHCAGVTKCRHKDEFDKGNYVYTRNFVEALRTLDMVPRQFVYISSLSIFGPIHEDNYAPISERDTAMPNTAYGVSKLKSEHYLQSLNDFPTVIFRPTGVYGPRERDYFLMVKSIKQHIDFAPGFKRQDLTFIYVRDLVQAVFLAIEHGVRQRAYFVSDGNVYFSRTFSDLIQKELGNPWVIHIKCPLFILKVVSLLAEFSARCLGKVSTLNADKYKIMKQRNWQCDISPLVEELGYRPEYPLDKGVKEIIAWYKKEGWL from the coding sequence ATGAATAACGAAGAATTTGCACAGAAGAATACTTGCCGATTAAAGAAAGTATTGGTAACCGGAGCAAGCGGATTTATTGGCAGTTTCCTGGTGGAAGGAGGATTGGAGAGAGATATGCAGGTATGGGCTGGTGTACGTAAAAGCAGTAGTCGTGCCTATTTGAAAGATCCTCGCATTCAATTTGCCGAATTGGATTTTGCTCATCCCGGAAGGTTGACGGAGCAATTGGCTGTTCATAAACAATTGCATCAGGGATGGGATTATATCATTCATTGTGCCGGTGTTACTAAATGCCGTCATAAAGACGAATTCGACAAAGGTAATTATGTTTATACCCGTAATTTTGTAGAAGCTTTGAGGACCTTGGATATGGTTCCCCGGCAATTTGTTTATATCAGTTCACTTAGTATTTTCGGTCCTATTCATGAAGATAATTATGCACCTATTAGTGAACGTGATACGGCAATGCCCAATACGGCATATGGGGTCAGTAAGCTAAAGTCGGAACATTACCTGCAATCATTGAATGATTTTCCGACAGTGATTTTCCGTCCTACTGGAGTTTATGGACCTCGCGAACGCGATTATTTTCTGATGGTGAAGTCTATCAAGCAGCATATAGACTTTGCTCCTGGTTTTAAAAGGCAGGATCTTACCTTTATTTATGTGAGAGATTTGGTACAAGCTGTTTTTTTGGCAATAGAACATGGAGTGCGGCAGCGCGCCTATTTTGTTAGTGACGGAAATGTCTATTTCAGCCGTACTTTTTCTGATTTGATACAAAAAGAACTTGGTAATCCGTGGGTTATACACATTAAATGCCCATTATTTATTTTAAAAGTTGTATCTTTGCTCGCTGAATTTTCAGCGCGTTGCCTGGGAAAGGTAAGTACGCTGAATGCTGACAAATATAAAATAATGAAACAACGTAATTGGCAATGCGATATTTCACCCTTGGTGGAAGAACTGGGATATCGTCCTGAGTACCCTTTAGACAAGGGAGTAAAGGAAATCATTGCATGGTATAAGAAAGAAGGATGGCTTTAA
- the dusB gene encoding tRNA dihydrouridine synthase DusB, protein MKIRNIDLDKYPIFLAPMEDVTDPAFRLMCKKFGADMVYTEFVSADALIRSVGKTMQKLNINDEERPVAVQIYGRDTETMVEAAKIVEEAHPDILDINFGCPVKRVAGKGAGAGMLQNIPLMLEITRAVVDAVKIPVTVKTRLGWDNEHKIIVDLAEQLQDCGIEALTIHGRTRAQMYTGEADWSLIGEVKKNPRMHIPIIGNGDITTPQRAKECFDLYGVDAIMIGRASFGRPWIFKEIKHYIETGKELPALSFEWRLNVLRQEVLDSVNLLDERRGILHVRRHLAASPLFKGIPNFKETRIAMLRAETVKELFSILDYIRGNYGMNC, encoded by the coding sequence ATGAAGATTAGAAATATAGACCTGGACAAATACCCAATTTTCCTAGCCCCGATGGAAGATGTAACGGACCCCGCTTTTCGCCTGATGTGCAAGAAGTTCGGTGCTGATATGGTATATACCGAATTTGTATCAGCAGATGCACTGATACGCTCGGTAGGTAAAACTATGCAGAAGCTGAATATCAACGATGAGGAACGCCCTGTAGCCGTCCAGATTTATGGCAGAGACACGGAAACAATGGTAGAAGCGGCGAAAATAGTGGAAGAGGCGCATCCGGACATCCTGGATATTAATTTTGGCTGTCCTGTAAAACGCGTTGCCGGTAAAGGAGCCGGTGCAGGTATGCTGCAAAATATCCCGCTGATGTTGGAGATTACCCGTGCTGTTGTGGATGCTGTAAAAATTCCCGTTACTGTAAAAACACGTCTAGGTTGGGACAATGAGCATAAAATTATAGTAGATTTGGCAGAACAATTACAAGATTGCGGTATTGAAGCACTGACCATTCATGGACGTACCCGTGCACAAATGTACACTGGTGAAGCGGATTGGAGTTTAATAGGTGAAGTAAAAAAGAATCCCCGTATGCATATACCTATCATTGGAAACGGAGATATAACTACGCCACAACGTGCCAAAGAGTGTTTTGACCTGTATGGAGTGGACGCTATTATGATTGGCCGAGCCAGTTTTGGACGCCCGTGGATATTCAAGGAAATAAAACATTATATAGAAACCGGTAAGGAACTCCCTGCCCTTTCTTTTGAGTGGCGGCTGAATGTACTCCGCCAGGAAGTGTTGGACAGTGTGAATCTGCTTGACGAGCGCCGTGGGATTCTTCATGTACGCCGCCATCTGGCTGCTTCTCCTTTATTTAAAGGCATTCCCAACTTTAAAGAGACACGTATCGCCATGCTCCGTGCCGAAACAGTGAAAGAGCTTTTCAGTATTTTGGATTATATCAGGGGAAATTACGGAATGAATTGTTAA
- a CDS encoding IS1595-like element ISBvu2 family transposase, whose product MKKSMNFLEFIQIVKDENACYDLYEQWKWGDKVVSPFDPTSKVYKCKNHKYKCKNTNRYFTVKTGTCFANSKVPFTKWFYVMWLFAQGKRGISSYQVSRDIDVSQKTAWRMLHKIRKAMTGENDYHLEGEVEIDESFAGGKNANRHKDKKVERCQGRSFKDKVPVFGLIGRNGDLVAKVVSGTGPSKLLPIIRKYVEEGSTIYTDGWDYGEVSEMYNQISVDHGHKYYGITYYNENKETVMITTNTIENAWSVFKRIYATYYHISKKYMQRYVDEFVFRFNTRKLSDSDRFRLLLQYLDIGDYRYAG is encoded by the coding sequence ATGAAAAAGTCAATGAATTTTCTAGAGTTTATACAGATTGTAAAGGATGAAAATGCTTGTTATGACCTGTACGAACAATGGAAATGGGGTGACAAAGTTGTTTCTCCATTTGATCCTACCTCCAAGGTTTATAAATGCAAGAATCATAAGTATAAATGCAAGAACACAAACAGGTATTTCACAGTAAAAACAGGAACGTGCTTTGCAAACAGTAAGGTCCCTTTCACTAAATGGTTCTATGTTATGTGGTTATTTGCTCAAGGGAAAAGAGGCATATCTTCCTATCAGGTATCTAGAGATATTGATGTTTCTCAAAAGACCGCATGGCGTATGTTGCATAAGATTCGTAAGGCTATGACAGGAGAAAACGATTACCATCTTGAAGGAGAAGTTGAGATTGATGAATCATTTGCAGGTGGAAAGAATGCAAACCGACACAAGGATAAAAAAGTGGAGAGATGCCAGGGGAGAAGTTTTAAAGACAAAGTTCCTGTTTTTGGACTAATAGGCAGAAATGGGGATTTGGTTGCCAAAGTAGTAAGCGGAACAGGTCCATCCAAGCTGCTTCCAATTATAAGAAAATATGTTGAAGAAGGAAGTACAATATATACTGATGGATGGGACTATGGCGAAGTATCCGAAATGTACAACCAGATATCTGTAGACCACGGGCACAAGTATTATGGTATTACTTATTACAATGAGAATAAAGAAACGGTGATGATTACTACCAATACGATAGAAAACGCTTGGTCTGTTTTCAAGAGGATATACGCCACGTATTATCATATAAGCAAAAAATATATGCAACGCTATGTAGATGAATTTGTCTTTAGATTTAATACTAGAAAACTTAGCGATTCTGACAGATTTAGATTACTTTTGCAATACTTAGATATAGGAGATTACAGATATGCAGGATAA